One genomic segment of Brassica napus cultivar Da-Ae chromosome A3, Da-Ae, whole genome shotgun sequence includes these proteins:
- the LOC106428305 gene encoding uncharacterized protein LOC106428305: protein MAMSSNYLDSAGLKETFRRSPFKFANTKVPQGGLGDSFTPIKEAPEDEAPNDHLNIQTPFIESALSASRLQGKNTNVYYDYIQLSQGISQGRVEAVKDFLNQRPDAVDEWINFYETPLLKACACGKPEIVKELLRRMTPEQMLPKMSQNASYHTPLTVVAVSGNMEIAEVLIAKNPKLLEIPGNNGQIPVVVAVENTQMEMARYLYTRTPVQVLLDEDGYHGSLLFLNAIFYKMLDIALDLFSMCRRLAVTKHLQIESIPIIVLASKPDLFPGGCYLGPLERFIYSWLEVKLPTLPEASRSSKDQHNTSMGKLHKLFTKWTGIDEVYRMKVMHLQAKKLLLGISEETLAMGLKERSETVDEALLFAVRFGNVDFLVEMIKNNSELLWSTRTSSSSTLFLLAVEFRQEKVFSLLYGLDDRKHLLLADKDCYGNGVLHLAGYPSPPSKLSNVVGATLQMQRELQWFKEVERIAPEIEKERVNTEEQTPSEIFTKEHEALRKEAEKWMKDTAMSCSLVAALIVTVTFAAVFTVPGGTDDNKKGIPFHLKDRQFVTFVVSDLVSCFASCTSVLIFLGILTARYSFDDFLVSLPTKMIAGLSILFVSIAAMLIAFSSALFTMFDDEKWIVPPTILLACFPALLFVLLQYPLLKEMIFSTYGKGIFDRNMKCWS from the exons ATGGCAATGAGTTCTAATTACTTAGATTCAGCTGGTTTAAAGGAGACATTTAGAAGGAGCCCTTTCAAATTCGCTAACACAAAGGTTCCTCAAGGTGGCTTAGGAGATAGTTTCACTCCTATAAAAGAAGCTCCTGAAGATGAAGCTCCAAATGATCACTTAAATATCCAGACTCCATTCATCGAATCAGCTCTTTCCGCATCTCGGCTTCAAG GGAAGAACACAAATGTATACTATGACTACATACAACTTAGTCAAGGAATAAGCCAAGGTCGTGTAGAAGCCGTCAAGGACTTCTTGAACCAGCGTCCAGACGCAGTAGATGAATGGATAAACTTTTACGAGACGCCTTTGTTGAAAGCATGCGCGTGTGGCAAACCAGAGATTGTTAAAGAGCTTCTGCGTCGTATGACACCTGAACAAATGCTTCCCAAGATGAGCCAGAACGCTTCCTACCACACTCCTCTCACCGTCGTTGCGGTCAGTGGAAACATGGAGATTGCTGAAGTCTTGATCGCCAAGAACCCTAAGCTGCTAGAGATTCCTGGAAACAATGGGCAGATTCCTGTTGTGGTTGCGGTTGAGAACACGCAGATGGAGATGGCTAGGTATCTTTACACTAGAACTCCTGTACAAGTGTTGCTTGATGAAGATGGGTATCATGGTTCCTTGCTCTTCCTCAACGCCatcttttataaaatgcttG ACATTGCGTTGGATCTGTTCAGCATGTGTAGACGCTTGGCCGTCACAAAACATTTGCAAATAGAGTCAATTCCCATAATTGTCTTGGCTTCCAAGCCTGATCTTTTTCCTGGTGGCTGTTATCTCGGACCGTTGGAACGCTTCATCTACTCTT GGTTAGAAGTAAAGCTGCCGACTCTTCCAGAGGCTTCACGTTCAAGCAAAGATCAACATA ATACTTCAATGGGGAAACTGCACAAATTATTCACCAAATGGACGG GAATAGATGAAGTGTACAGAATGAAGGTGATGCATCTACAAGCCAAGAAGCTTCTACTAGGAATATCAGAGGAAACACTAGCTATGGGACTGAAGGAACGTTCTGAGACAGTGGACGAGGCTTTACTCTTTGCAGTAAGATTTGGGAATGTTGATTTCTTGGTGGAGATGATTAAGAACAACTCCGAGCTTTTATGGTCCACGAGGACTAGCTCGAGCAGTACTCTGTTTCTTTTGGCTGTCGAGTTCAGACAAGAAAAGGTGTTTAGTCTCCTCTACGGTCTGGACGACAGGAAACACCTGTTGCTCGCTGATAAGGACTGTTATGGGAATGGTGTGCTTCATCTCGCCGGCTATCCTTCCCCTCCTTCTAAGCTCTCTAACGTCGTTGGCGCGACTTTGCAGATGCAACGCGAATTACAATGGTTCAAG GAGGTTGAGAGGATCGCACCGGAGATAGAGAAGGAGAGAGTGAACACGGAAGAGCAAACACCGAGCGAGATATTCACAAAGGAGCACGAAGCATTACGCAAAGAGGCAGAGAAATGGATGAAAGACACGGCGATGTCGTGCAGCTTAGTCGCGGCTCTCATCGTCACGGTAACTTTCGCGGCGGTCTTCACCGTTCCCGGCGGCACTGACGACAATAAAAAAGGTATCCCCTTTCATCTAAAAGACCGACAATTCGTCACGTTCGTCGTCTCCGACTTGGTCTCGTGCTTCGCCTCGTGCACCTCTGTTCTCATATTCCTCGGGATACTCACGGCGAGATACTCATTCGACGATTTCTTGGTCTCGCTGCCGACGAAGATGATCGCCGGGCTCTCGATACTGTTCGTCTCCATCGCGGCGATGCTTATAGCGTTCTCCTCGGCGCTGTTTACGATGTTTGATGACGAGAAATGGATAGTTCCTCCGACGATACTTCTCGCTTGTTTCCCGGCGCTGTTGTTTGTTCTGCTTCAGTATCCTCTCCTTAAAGAGATGATCTTTTCGACTTACGGCAAAGGAATCTTCGACAGAAACATGAAATGTTGGTCTTAA
- the LOC106441332 gene encoding uncharacterized protein LOC106441332, with translation MNHDNPHGLLKQNHISIGFKQIYELKDKHLKADTLLRLMCKSAKEIRDPVNDKSWRDMIYEALLEAVENGNKEFFIEIIKYNPQLLWIFEAVSGRNLFQLAVVFRKEKIFNLIHGLDNRKVALLRSLDKDNNNILHIVAYLSPRPDHLSKISGSALKMQREIRWYMEVKSLVSEREVVQKNNEKMTPRQVFEVSHEPLRKEGEEWMKYTATACSFVAALIATVTFQAIFTVPGGYDETLGKPLLLKDLHFTAFIISDSLAFFTSCTSVLIFLSILTARYSFDDFIVSLPRKMIFGLAILFFSIASLLVGFITALSSTMRQKPTLVVPMKPLAALPVLLFLMLQYPLLKEMISSTYGKRLFHRDTKSWLELPGQDQHANVTSVYVGSSHGQHSVNSHRSQ, from the exons ATGAATCATGATAATCCACATGGACTTTTGAAACAAAATCATATATCA ATAGGATTCAAGCAAATATATGAACTTAAAGATAAACATCTTAAAGCTGATACTTTGCTACGATTAATGTGCAAATCTGCCAAAGAGATACGAGACCCCGTTAATGATAAGAGTTGGAGAGATATGATCTATGAAGCACTACTTGAAGCAGTGGAGAATGGGAACAAGGAATTTTTCATCgagataataaaatataaccCTCAACTTCTTTGGATCTTTGAAGCTGTCTCTGGCCGAAACCTCTTTCAGCTGGCCGTTGTATTCAGGAAGGAGAAGATCTTTAACCTCATACATGGCTTAGATAATAGAAAGGTCGCGCTACTTAGATCTCTCGACAAAGATAACAACAACATCCTCCATATAGTCGCTTATCTATCTCCTCGACCAGACCATCTATCCAAGATTTCAGGATCTGCCCTAAAGATGCAAAGAGAGATTCGATGGTATATGGAAGTAAAGAGCTTGGTATCAGAACGTGAAGTGGTGCAAAAAAACAACGAGAAGATGACACCACGGCAAGTATTCGAAGTGTCTCACGAGCCTCTAagaaaagaaggagaagaatgGATGAAATACACAGCCACTGCTTGTAGCTTCGTGGCCGCTCTCATTGCAACCGTTACTTTCCAAGCCATATTCACTGTGCCTGGAGGTTATGATGAGACGTTGGGCAAGCCTCTTCTTCTTAAAGACTTGCATTTCACGGCGTTTATCATTTCAGACAGTCTCGCCTTCTTCACCTCTTGCACCTCTGTGCTCATATTCCTCAGCATTTTGACCGCAAGATACTCTTTTGATGACTTCATTGTATCGCTTCCTAGAAAGATGATATTTGGTCTAGCCATCTTATTCTTCTCCATCGCATCGCTGCTTGTTGGATTCATCACTGCTCTTTCCTCAACGATGCGTCAAAAGCCAACGCTTGTAGTCCCCATGAAGCCACTCGCTGCCCTCCCTGTCCTTCTCTTCTTGATGTTGCAGTATCCTCTTCTCAAGGAGATGATTTCTTCCACGTATGGCAAAAGACTCTTCCACCGCGATACAAAAAGTTGGCTAGAACTTCCTGGACAAGATCAACATGCTAATGTAACTTCCGTTTATGTAGGATCTTCACATGGTCAACACTCAGTTAACAGTCATCGAAGCCAGTAG
- the LOC125574845 gene encoding T-complex protein 1 subunit eta-like, with amino-acid sequence MDKLIHDDKGSVIISNDGATIMKLLDIVHPTAKILVDIAKSQDSEVGDGTTTVVLLAAEFLKEAKPFVEDGVHSQNLIRSYRTASTLAIEKVKELAVSIEGKSVEEKKGLLAKCAATTLSSKLIGGRE; translated from the exons ATGGACAAGCTCATCCACGACGATAAGGGATCCGTCATCATTTCCAACGACGGCGCTACCATCATGAAGCTCCTCGACATTGTTCATCCCACAGCTAAGATCCTCGTCGATATCGCCAAATCTCAAGACTCAGAG GTAGGTGATGGGACGACTACAGTTGTTCTTCTTGCAGCTGAGTTTTTGAAGGAGGCTAAGCCGTTTGTTGAGGATGGTGTTCACTCTCAGAATCTGATTAGGAGTTATCGTACTGCGAGCACTTTG GCAATTGAGAAAGTTAAAGAACTCGCTGTTAGTATTGAGGGGAAGAGTGTGGAGGAAAAGAAAGGTCTGTTGGCTAAATGTGCTGCTACTACTCTTTCCTCTAAGCTTATTGGTGGGAGAGAATGA